The DNA window aacaaacaggacCATGACAATACCTTCAACAGCATCAAGCACACCAGAGGATGCCATCCCATCATCTGGAACTGGGACACTTACTCTTCCTGAGAAGTCAGCTTTAACTCCACTCTCATTAACACTAGACAAAGTCACTGACACAAACAAACCTTTACCCATGACAAGTTTGGCAGTTACAAACACCTCTTCACCAACCACAGCCACCTTGAGGAAAACTGTTCACAGCAAAGTCCTGTCTGAGACTCAGGAAAATGATACTGCAACTGTTTCCCCAACCCCAGCAACAATGTCCACAATTAGCAAGCCACCAGACCCATACCACAGCACAGTCACACAGACATCTTCCCAGCCAGCACAGATGGGCTCAAGCACAGGTACTGGAACAGCCCAGTCACCTGAGCATTCCACAGCCCTTGTCCTTAGCTCATGTTCTTTGTGTCTGGCTGTCATGTCTTATACCACTGCTATACATGGTATCACTAAATCCCGTAAGATATAGTTGAAGCAATTGATATTCAGTGCTAAGCCATTTTGTAACCTGAGTTTTTTgtccattttattgtttttatttttgtttttgaagagaaggtttctctgtgtaaccctggctgtcctgaaagtaCCTCTGTATGCCTGACTGACCTAAACTCAGAAATCCGAATTATTCTGGCTCTTATGTCCTGTGATTAAATGTTGGCCATCATgcctgggcttttttgtttttatattattgggtgatgggCTTGTTGTATAGGTATTTctacatgtcaagcatatgctgttttGCTGAGCTTCACCCACATCTTGAATTTTGAATTATGGCAGAATGTATCATTCTCTTTCCCAGGATGGCATACTCATGACATTAAAACTGTgtgagccttctgagtcattcAATTGCAGCTGTGTGACATTCTTCCTACCTATTATGTTGGCTTTCAATTCTTTTGAGGAATGTGCATCTTTTGCTTGTATGCATGGatatataccacatgtgtgcctgctccTCACAGCAATCAGAAGATAGTTTCACAACCCCTGAACTTGTAGTAATGGATAGTTGTAAGCCCCCATTTATGATGAGCCCAACTGTCTGtaagaccagcaagagctcttaaatATTGAGCCATTTCTACTGTCCTATGATATTTTTTATGATCAACATTTATATTGCTAATGTTTTCATCTGTTCACTTGTAACTTTAAACATGCATTCCCTTTTAGTAAGATCTTATTATTGTTATAATTTAAACTGGTTTCTGGAAGATCAAAACAGAACTGGAGTGTATGCATAATTCTTTGTAGAAACTTCCATAGAAACCTGTGAGTTCTTTCTACCTTTCttgtacaatttatttttattggggaGAAAGAGTCTTACTAATATGTAACTGGCTAACCTGAAATTCATTGCATAGGCAGGCTGGCAGCAAACTCAATTAAATTCTCTTGCTtttgccttgtgagtgctgggattaaagacttgagcCAGTATACCCAACTTGCCCATCTTTTttgtagttagtaattgttcatTCAATTTCTCTAATGTGTACTTTGATCTGTTTGCTTGCCTCTCTTatatctctcttttttaaaaaaaagatttttggttgtgagcctagccgggcgttggtggtgcatgcctttaatcccagcacttgggcgccagagctaggaggatctttgtgagtttgaggccagcctggtctacagagcgagattcaggaaaggcacaaagctacacagagaaaccctgtctcgagaaaacaaaaaaacaaacaaacaaaaaaagattcatttatttatttattatgtatacagtgtgctgtctgcatgtctgcctgcaggccagaagagggtaccagatctggttacagatggttgtgagccatgtggttgctgggaattgatctcaggacctctgaaagaacagccagtgctcttaaccactgagccatctctccagcccctctttataTCTCTTAATAGGCGTTTCTCCTGCAAGGCTGTATCCCAGACAAAATGTTTAGAAATGACAGATGTGAACCTCATTGTTcagcttttgttttctaaaatgagtTGATGATTAGAACTTTTGTGTCATGGAATAACTGTGGGAAGCCCCAGAATTATATGAATATACTGCCAAAGAAGTATACATCACCATGCTGTCAGTATCACACTTTctgttgtacacatgtatgggatattttagactgcagtgacctatgatgatgtgcatatTGACTTCACTTGGGAGGAGTGGACTTTgatggatccttcccagaagaatctctacaaagatgtaatGTGGGAGACCTACAGAAACCTTACTGCTGTAGGtaagactgaatttttttttaatcacattttaaaataaggggacaaCTCTTCCTTAGTTATTGATACACTTTTGTAATTTCaactgagaaagaagaagaatgagGTGAATAAATCTGGCATTGTTCTAAGGTTCACTGAAGATAATAACTTAACTTTTGCAGTTTCCcataatatatgatatattttcTGATACTGTATTTTAGGCTACAGTTGGGAAGACCATGATATTGAAGAATATTGTCAAAGTTCTGGAAGACTTAGAAGGTACTTCTCATGTGTTGGCTGATACAAATGTGCCTAtgaagaaattttaatgtgtcccagaagttttaaataaaaatgacaatgtaAATAAGcacagtttaaataatgtgtaGTGATGATTGTTAAGTTCTCACAAAACCAAATACCTCAATGTCAGGTAGCTGATATGCAATTTTAAGGCATTCCTCTAAGAAAGAACACAGTGAAACAATGCCTTCACTGATATTCCCATTTGAATTACAGCTCCATGATAGCTCTGCTGTTGAACAGCCAATCTGTTTAATTTCATGCCACTCAGATATTGTAAAAGGAATATGTGTTGAATAGGTGATAAGTATATATCCAAGAATATATCTATGAGGAACAGAAAGTCAAGTTGTGTGAATGCAGTGtggaaacattttatttgtttgttttcctttatcagtATATCATATACTACTCTGGATACAAGCCATGTGAGCATAGGAAGTATGCAACAtaactctctctcacacacacagaataattaGAAGATAAGTAATAGTCCCCATTTTGAGTAGAATTTTTGAATGTGATACAAGTTTAAATTTAATTGATTTTCCAACTTTATTGGGAATACATCAagactggagaaaagctctatgaGTATTGAAATGTATAAATATGTCTATTGTCCTGGTTCACTTTGCAAGTGGAGTATGGCTCTCACTATTGGAAAACGTATGAGTGCAATAAGTATGTTAAAGCATTGAGTtcttccagttctcttcaaatatgtgaaGAATCTCATATAGACAAAAGATTCTATAAATGTGGACCCTATAATAAAGGCTCTTACCATTACAGATACCTTCAAAGACACAAAACAGCCCTAAATCAAAGGAAACACTATGAGTATAAACTTTAAGATCTTATTTGTCTTAAAAATTAgacaaaattgtaaaattaatttatacaGATATAAATATTCATCAGTGTactgaatgtggtaaagcttttacaTGTGCCAATTATCTTTACAGGTACAAAGAACATCATATTGGGGAGAAACCCTCTGAATATACTCAATGTTCAAAAGCATTTTTATATTATGGTCATCTTCAGAATAATGAAAgtattcatactggagagaaactctatagTTGTATTCAATATGATGAAGCCTTTACACACAACATTAGTCTTCAAATTTATAAAGaaacacatactggaaagaaaatCATTGAgagtaatcagtgtggtaaagccttcacAAGTCATGATCATTTTCAAATACAGAAaggaacacatactggagagaaaccctatgaatgtaatcaatgtggtaaagcctttgcatgtaccAGTAGACTCCGAAGACATGAAAGAAGAcatgctggagagaaaccctatgaatgtaatcaatgtggtaaagcctttgcatatgctAGTAATCTCCgaagacatgaaagaacacatactggagagaaaccctacaaatgtaatcaatgcgATAAAGCCTTTTCACAAAACAATActctccaaatacataaaagaacacattctggagagaaaccctacaaatgcaatcaatgtgataaagcctttgcatgtggCACTAGTctccaaatacatgaaagaacacattctgtagagaaaccctacaaatgtaatcaatgtgataaagcctttttaCAACACAGTtatctccaaatacataaaagaacacatactggagagaaaccctacaaatgtcatcaatgtgataaagccttttcacaaCACAGTTATCtccaaaggcatgaaagaacacatagtggagaaaaaccctacaaatgtaatcaatgtgataaagcctttttaCGACCTAGTTGTctccaaatacatgaaagaatgcattctggagagaaaccctacaaatgtaatcaatgtgataaagctttTGCATGTGCCAGTACTCtccaaatgcatgaaagaacacatactggagagaaaccctacaaatgtaatcaatgtgataaagcctttttaAAACATAGTCAGctccaaatacatgaaagaatacattctggagagaaaccctacaaatgtaatcactGTGATCAAGCCTTTGTATGTTCCAGTAGTCTCCGaaaacatgaaagaacacattctggagtaaaaccctacaaatgtaatcaatgtgataaagccttttcacaaAACAGTCATctccaaagacatgaaagaacacattctggagagaaaccctacaaatgtagtCAATGTCATAAAAACTTTTCACGACACAGTCAGctccaaatacatgaaagaacacattctggagagaaaccctacaaatgtaatcactGTGATCAAGCCTTTGCGTGTTCCAGTAGTCtcctaaaacatgaaaatatacatTCTGGAgtgaaaccctacaaatgtaatcaatgtgagaAAGCCTTTTCACAACACAGTCATctccaaagacataaaagaacacattccggagagaaaccctacaaatgtagtCAATGTCATAAAAACTTTTCACGACACAGTTATctccaaagacatgaaagaacacattacTGGAGAGACatcctacaaatgtaatcaatgtgatgaAGTCTTTTCACAACACAGTAACCTTTAAattcatgaaagaacacatactggatggaaaccctatgaatgtaatcaatatggtaaagcctttgcatgtaccAATGGTTTCTgaagacatgaaagaacacatactggagagaaaccctacagaTGTAATCAATGTAATAAAGGCTTTTTACAACACTCTAAtgtccaaatacataaaagaacaaaatCTAGAGAGGAAACCCCATGAATGTagtcaatgtgataaagcctttgcatgtgcTGGTAATCTCTGCATACATAAAGGAACTCATACTGGAGAGGAACCTTACAAATGCAATCAATATAATAAAGCCTTTATATGACACAGTCATgtccaaatacaaaagaaatgcatTCTGGACAGAAACTATGAATTTAATGAATGTGGCAAAACCTTTGTATATCTCAACAATCTCAgaatacataaaagaatacatactggagagaaaccctaagactgcaatcagtgtggtaaagcctttgcagttCAATAAATAACatatactggagagaagccctgcTGTGGGGTGGTCTTGAAGCTAtattttaagactgctatgagccctttctataataccttgtccctgaggattataaggaatacctgttttatgttCAATTTTCCATtgggtacaaaattgttgaaatgccttactactatatccagagccattatcagttttaataatgtTTGTTATACCCATATACaaaaaacacttcaagcagtgTGTAATTACATGCTTTGTAGCTTCCCCAGATTGTGCACTAGTCATTAAAAATCCTAAATAAGTGTCAATGgtcacatatacatattttaatttgccaCATTCTGCAATATGAgtgacatccatttgccatagatgatTAGGAAGAAGACCTCGATggtttacccctaagtgagggacaagaaaatattttggacatacccCACATAATTTAACTGTTTTTTGAGCTGCTTCCTTGGTAAGATCGAGTTGTTTTCTTAAGGTTTTTctattttgatgatgaagagcatgtgactgttgagccaattccacttgggataatgcttctatctttgttaacttatcagccattgcattaccctcagctaaaggaccaagaagattggagtgagctctaatatggcccacaaagcatggcagctttcttttatgaaaagcatcttgaatttgttgaaataACATCTTAACTTGATTGTTGCTAGTCCCAATATAGGGAACAATTTCTATGATTTGAAGAGCTCTATAAATATATTGACTGCCTATATATAAGTTAAATGACCTGTCTACAAGAACCTGAAAAGTCATGTtcactgcctgtaattccactaTCTGTGCAGAAGCTGGAGTAGTTTGTACTACATAACTTTCCATTAATAACATAAGCTGCCTTTCCATTAGAAGATCCATCAGTAAAAACTAGCATAGCATCTTCTACGGGGTCTTTCATAGTGATTTTAGGAAATACAAAGGAATGCATTTGAATAAATTGCAACAATGGATCAGATGGGAACTGATTATCAATTTGGcctgaaaacagaaaaagcaatTGTCCAAGAATCACTGTTTTGAAAAAGCCAATCAACTTGTTGCTTTGTAAAAGGAACACTAATTACCATAGGTTCTTTACCAAAATAATATCTAAATTTAATTCTGCTTTTTTGTACAAAACAAGCTACAGACTCATAGTAGGGATTCAATGCTTTGATTGGTGAAGCAGGAAGATGTAACCATaagagaggattttttttttgccataataCTTCTGTAGGAGCATGTCTAGTGGGTAAAATATATGTATACCAACGTAGGGTGTAATTAATGTAATGTACTTGCTGGTTTTGAATAGCCTTTTCAACTTGCAAGAGAGCTTGTCTATCTGCTTCAGTTAACTCTCTGGGTGAATTAGGATCATTATCTCCTTTTAAAACACCTCTTAAAGGTTTCAAATCACCAGCAAATAGTTTCAAATAAGGGTGCAACCTTTGAATATCCCCCAATAATTTCTGAAAACCATTTAAAGTTTTTAACTCATTCGTTCTT is part of the Peromyscus eremicus chromosome 6, PerEre_H2_v1, whole genome shotgun sequence genome and encodes:
- the LOC131913033 gene encoding zinc finger protein 431-like; this encodes MDPSQKNLYKDVMWETYRNLTAVGYSWEDHDIEEYCQSSGRLRRYKEHHIGEKPSEYTQCSKAFLYYGHLQNNESIHTGEKLYSCIQYDEAFTHNISLQIYKETHTGKKIIESNQCGKAFTSHDHFQIQKGTHTGEKPYECNQCGKAFACTSRLRRHERRHAGEKPYECNQCGKAFAYASNLRRHERTHTGEKPYKCNQCDKAFSQNNTLQIHKRTHSGEKPYKCNQCDKAFACGTSLQIHERTHSVEKPYKCNQCDKAFLQHSYLQIHKRTHTGEKPYKCHQCDKAFSQHSYLQRHERTHSGEKPYKCNQCDKAFLRPSCLQIHERMHSGEKPYKCNQCDKAFACASTLQMHERTHTGEKPYKCNQCDKAFLKHSQLQIHERIHSGEKPYKCNHCDQAFVCSSSLRKHERTHSGVKPYKCNQCDKAFSQNSHLQRHERTHSGEKPYKCSQCHKNFSRHSQLQIHERTHSGEKPYKCNHCDQAFACSSSLLKHENIHSGVKPYKCNQCEKAFSQHSHLQRHKRTHSGEKPYKCSQCHKNFSRHSYLQRHERTHYWRDILQM